The genomic stretch CAAAGAATCCGGACGGGGCCAAGGTTTCTACAAAGCCTCAGCATCGGAATCCGTCATTGATGTCATGGAAGCCATCACATCGGGGACTTCCGACGTCGCCTTGGTATTTCAAGGTGACGAACTATTGGGACTCTTCACCGAAGCCGATTACATCAAGGTACGATCTAGCGCTTACTTGTCTTTGTCCTCTCGCCAGGGCTACCAGTCGCAGGGCACGACTCACTTTCTCACACATTCGTAACCATTGCCATATACTGGACTTCGTCTCTAGTTCGCACAAGCACGGGCCTTGGCGTCCAGTACGGAACAACAATCTGCCGAATTCCTCGTCGCCAATGTAAGGGACTATATCACTCCGGCACAAGATCTCATTGCCCTTTCGACGCAAGATACGGCCAACGTGGCCGTAGCTGCCATGAAACAGGCCGCCGTTCGTCACTTGATTCTAGCCGATACTGTGTCATCCGATCGCAAACTTGTTTCTTCCAGCCAGGTACAAGGCGTCATTTCCATGCAGGACGTCATGTCGGTGATTCAAAAAGATGAGCGCCTTTCACTTCAGTCGCTGGCCAAAAAATACCCCAACATTCAGAATCCCGTTGAACAAATGAAGGAAGAGCTGCGATCGACCGCCAATCAGCTATCCAATAATCCACAAACAGATAAGGAAGATATCATACGGGTTGGTACGGCCGTTTTGATGGCGTCCGCCGTTGCCGCATTCTTTTCGCAGTCGGTGTGGCTGCACGAACACGCCCAGCTCGTTATGATTGGAATCTTTGTACTCGGCTACATGGGCATTATTTTCGAAGAAGTCTTTGAATTTAATAAAGCCGGCGTCGCGCTCTTGATGAGCACCGGATTATGGGTGACCTACGCGGACTTTTACAACAGTGCCGGTACGGCGTCCACGGCTGTACTGGAGCAACTGGCGGAACAACTCTCGGAAGTATCCGATATTTGCTTTTTCCTCCTGGCCGCTTCGACAATTGTGGAAGTGGTGGACGCCCATCAAGGGTTCAAAGTTGTCACCAACCAAATAAAGAccacttccaaaaagtctcTGTTTTGGACCATTGGATTCCTGaccttctttttgtcggcCATTCTTAATAACTTGACCATCACAATTGTCATGGTCAGTCTACTGCGCAAGCTCGTGCCCAACGTAGATGATCGTCGTTTATTCGGAGCCATGGTTGTCGTGGCGGCCAACGCTGGTGGTGTTTGGACGCCAATCGGGGACGTGACCACGACCATGCTATGGATTAACAATCAACTATCAACGATTCCGACCGTTCTCGATCTCTTTCTACCGTCGCTAGCATGCTTGGTAGcttccttggcctttttggtCAACAaggtggaagaagacgactcTTTAAAGGCATCGACACTACCGGAACCGACCCCGTTGTCGCAACGTGGGCAGTTGGTCTTCTACAGTGGAATTGCCGCTCTGTTATCGGTGCCTGTCTTTAGCGAACTGACAGGACTGCCACCGTATCTGGCCATGTTAACGGGTCTTGGGGCCATGTGGACCCTGACCGACATCATTCACATGGGAGACAAAGAGGAAGGGCTCAAAGTGCCGGcggccttgtccaaattAGATACATCCGGCATTCTATTTTTCCTCGGAATTCTCATGAGTATTGGCGCATTGGACAAGAGCGGCTTGCTCAAAAGTCTAGCCGTCTTTCTGTCGGACAACTTGCCCAGTCTCGATATTATTGCTACCGTTATTGGTATCGCATCGGCCTTGATCGATAACGTTCCGTTGGTCGCGGCAACCATGGGTATGTATGATCTATCCGAATATGGTACGGACGATAAACTCTGGCAGTTGATCGCGTTGTGTGCTGGTACAGGGGGTTCCATTCTAGTAATTGGCTCCGCCAGTGGCGTGGCCCTCATGGGACTGGAGAAGGTGGACTTTTTGTGGTACGCCAAGAATGTTTCGATCGGAGCCGCGGTAGGGTACTTCGCCGGAATTGCAACATATTTGGCCCAGTACGCAATCTTTCACGGTGATCTGCTGAACGGAATTCTACCGCAAGCAGCCGTCGCTGCCGATGTCGCGCAGCAGGCGGTAGCCACGTTGTTGTAAAAGTATTAGCAGTAAACACAGTCAAAATGCGCATCGAAAGCATTCAATTTATTTCATTAAATGTAAATCGATGACGAGAACAAATGTAGATTTTGATCATTCGACCGCCCTTGGGAATGTTTCAGGGTTGAATGTCTAGGCAATGTGTACTATACTGCGATAATCTCGCGGCTACAGGTTGGTCTCGTTGACCCACAACTTGTGCGGTGAGGCCCAGTCGACGGACAATATCAGTGGGCAAAGCGTAAACCGGGTCAATGTACCGATAGGGCTTGTTTTCCGTGTTGTCGTGCAAGTGACCCAGCAGGCTAAGTCCGGCAATCCCGAAGAAAGTATGAAAGACATCAGCCATATCGTCCGGTCGATCCGCGATACCtccgtcctcgtcgtcttggcAACGTAGAATAAAGCCCGCTAGCTTGTCTCCGTTGATCCACTCCATTTTCCCCAATATCGAGAGCGCCGAGAGGATCCACCAAGAGTAACAGACATCGGCTTGTTTTTCGGGTCTCCCGTTTAAACCTCCCGAATCGACTTGCCGCTCGGACAACCACCAACCTAATAGGTCGATGCCGTCTGtaccaagcaaatgcagcGACTGGGCAATGGCCAACGCCCCGACGCAACAAAAGACTTGTCCGGCGTGGGACTCGGCCCCAATCACGGATCCGAAACCACCGTCCAAATTCCGACACTGCAGAATGTATCGGGCAGCGGCAGATACGTCCAGCTTTTCGAGACAGCCAAGGATGGAAAGACACGAAAGTGCGCAGTAAGTAAAGCGGGTGTCGATCTCACCGCAGGATTCGCTGTCGTTGTGGCTACCAACGGTGATGCAGTCTCCGACGAACGATCCGTCCGGTTGCTGCAAGCCGACGACAAATTTCACAATGGCGTCGCGCTGCAACCGTGGATCGTCGAGTCGATCCGCCAGTGCAAGAATTTGCAAGGCGGACAAGGTATACAGGATGTGAGCGTCTTGGGAAGCGTTTCCCCCGAATCCACCAGCTGGAGCATCGTAGCAATCGTCCAGTACCCAGTCGACTATCGCTTGACGCGTGTTGTTCACCACAACGTGTACACCCATGAGTCGATCAACCTCTTGATCCGATGGTAGCAAGAGAGAAAGCGCGGTCAAAGACCAGTACACACCAGACATGCGCAGATGAGCGGTGAGGGCGCCTTCGTACGAAGACGGAGTGTCGAGTTTGGCGGCCAAACCCGACACGTAGTTCACATGAAGCGCATCGTAAAAGGGCGGTTCGTTTTCGAGCAGCACTACATTAGGGCTGACGGTGTGGAGCTCTTGTGGCGGAATGGCGGTGTCGGACGCCATGTTCCGGTTAATAGCTTGGGACTTGGATAGTCAACGGAAGAATGGGAAGAGACAGGCCAGTTTTGTGATGCGCTAATGTAAGTAGGGTACTGCCGACTCGCGGTACCTTACATGACCCCTTCATTCACGTACAGAACGTCAAAGACCGATACAAATCCGGGTTTAGAAGCTCCGGGTCTTCCCACAAAGCGAACGCTTTGCCAAGAAACGGCCGAAATGACGCAGTTCACTTTTTCTGCACAGACAGCTCCATAAAACCCACACATTCACGGTCCTATTCAACTCCCGACCATGGCCTTGCCTCGCCGGCGAATCTCCGACCGCGTTGTCCGAGTGGTTCCTTACTTGAACTTTGCACTGAGTGcaatctttttgctttcgtttcACGTCTATGCCGCGGATACGCTGACTTCCGACAACGCGACGCTTTGGGAGCGTCTCACAAAAGGTCCAGAAGCCTTGGAACCCTTGGACAAGGTCTTGTTTGCCGTCCTAATTCTTCTAAGCTTTGAGCTTTTGGATTTCTTTAGTAAGCATTCGGGATGTGAGTAGCTAGCTACGAAAACGCCGAAGCAAATTAACTCGCACTCGACTTCAATGTCTCACAAATTTTCGTGTAACATTAAATGTTACGCAACGTCTCTCCAATATTTGCAGCTTGGTTCCGTTCCAAACTCATTCCCGTACGGGGTAAGCACTTGGAtgaattgactgtaaaagaTCAACTCTTTATTGGTATCAGTAAGGCTGCCACAGCCCCTTTCGTGTACTTCTACCTGCGCTTTGCATATTTCGAACCCAATGTCGTTTGGGATTTGGCTAACCTACGATTCGCCAATACCGTTGCTCCCTTACTGGCATTGTTCATCGTCTACGATTTCTTCTACACCATTCTGCATTGGGCTCTCCACATTAAAGCCATTTACGGATACATTCACAAACACCATCATCACCAAAAAGCACCCAGTCGGGCCAATGTGGATGCCGTTAATGTGCATCCCGTGGAATTCTTTCTGGGCGAGTACAATCACTTGTGGACGCTGTTTCTCTGTACGAGAGTTGCACAGATTCACATCCTGGGAAGTCTCCTGTTTTTAGCCATTGGTGGATTCTTGGCCGGAATTAACCATACCCGCTACGACATGGTCGTTTCTTTCTGGGGGGTCCGAATTTTTGATTCCAAAGCACATGACGTACACCACCGCATTCCTCAAAGCAACTACGGACAGTACACCATGTTTTGGGATTGGGTTTTTCAATCCTACCGGTAAGTTGCACCGGGCTCTCTCCAGCTTTGCTGATCCAGTTGTGCTCTGCCTATCTCGCCACTCATATCCTACGTGTTTTCCTCCGCGACAGAGCATACAATCCGAACGATCGCGTCAATCCGGAAGCACAGCTGGATTTGAAGACGGGCAAGTCTATGGAATACGGTAAGCGTAAAAAGGTGCCTTAAAACCGCGCCACACAGTTGAGCATGTGCTACGTTTGGTTGGTGTCTAGTGTGTATTCGTACAGGCTTAATGTTAATCGATCCAGTTTTGTAAAGTGTTACAACCTTGCTTTTCTTGGAAGCGTTCCATAAAACGGCAAATGCTCCTTGTCTTCGATGTCTCGCAACGGCAGCAAGGTATAGGCACTGGCACCGTCCACATTCAGTACTGTCCCCGTTACGTAGGAAGCACCTTCGCTGAGCAGCCAAACGACGGCCGACGACACTTCCTCGGGCGATCCAAAACGCCTGGCCGGCATGGCGGGTAACAATCGTTCCACAAACATTTCTCCCGCTGGTCCGTAGTTTTCAAAGCCGCTCTCCGTCCAAATAATTCCCGGTCTTACACAATTGACTCTCACATTCGATTCCATCCATTCAGTACTTAGAGTCGCGGTTAAATTTTCTACGCCGGCCCGAGATGCACCCGAGTGGCTCATCATTGGCATGCCGTTCCGGTTTCCGAGGGTAATATTGACAATGGCTCCTCCGTGTTTATCCATATATTGCGTGAACGCTTCTCGGCACACCAGGAATGTGCCTGTCAAATTAGTTTCGACGACAGCCGAAAACCCTCCCTTCGAAATGTCTTCGGCAGCGGAAATGAATTGCCCGCCAGCGTTGTTGACCAGCAGATGTAAAGCAtcaaagctttccaaaacccAAGCTATCAAGTTGCGAACCTCATCCTCTTTGCGAATGCTGGTCGAAGGCCCCGCAACAATCTTTCCCGATACCTGAGTTGCGTTCATCCGGTCTGCGGCTTCTTGGCAAGTTTGACGATTACGTGAGGCAATCACAACGATCGCACCCAGACTAGCTAGTTCGGTCGCAATCGAAAGACCGATGCCCGTCCCTCCACCTGTTACCAGCGCCACTTTCCCCTCCAATAGACCGTCTCGAAAACAGCTCTTCCAAGGTGTGGACATGACGGCCTTGTttgtttccaattccagagcTAAGGAGAGCTTGTAGAACGCATCATACTCAGCTATCGACTGTAAAAACCCTTATGCGCACCGGATGCTTTTACTAATTCTGTtatgtttacagttatttAGAGTCACGCCGGACAAGGAGTGACAGACAGGCTGTTTGTTCTGTCACTTTTTCGACCGCAGAAATGGTATCACCTAGCTAAAAAAAGGAGGGGGGGGCATACCAATCGATGTGTAGGTAATCTCTTTACCGTAAAACTAAGAGACGTTAAGGGTAGTGCTGGCCTGGCGGAGACAGGGCTGTGCTTCTGGCAAAAAAGGCACTTGTTGCGACGAGCCACCTAATCAATGCTTTCCTTATTAGACACATTTTGTAGTAATAGTTTCGTTGGTGAATATGATTTGTAGCAATATGTAATCCATGAGATTCAAAATGCAAGAATCAGCATTTTGGCCGAGATACCAAAagtctttcacagtcaggacGAAAGCGAATCTAGTTTAGCATTTCTAAAATTGCAAATTACAGCAGCGATAGCCAACAACATTGTCATTACTAGACATTAGTAGAGCGCACACGAACTCGATCGGCCCTCAAGCGAAGCACAACCACGCAAATCAGTTGCGGAACGTAATTTGGTCGCTGTGTGTAGCATACAACCGAGGTAAGATCTTTGGTGTGGGCCGACTCGGCGTCCACAAGCTGTTAACAGTTTAACCGGATATTGATGCTGAGAAAAAGTCAGTTCCTGGCTTCTTCGGATATGGGTCCAGCTTCAGCCAAAACAGTTGTGAAACAAGCTCTCCTACATCAAATAGGCCGTCCAGAGGGTATATTGCTTCGTCTTCCATCAATGCGTCGTCTTCTGAAGAAATATCTTGCTGCAACATCCGCTGCAGCTCCATCATATCCATTTCACCGACATTTCGATCTTGTCCCCTATATGAGTTCTTTCTCGGTTTTGAGTCAGCAGGCTCGTCTCGTCTGACAGCCTTAACATTTTCTTGCATCAAGGTGGCAAGGGGAACTACTGGCCGAACAATACAGTATAGTGGAAATTCCAGATTGACCTGAAACTCTTCATTTGTGCGAACGCAGCGTTGCGTTACGGTGGCAGTAACGGATCCTTCCACCTCCACACCATTCGTCCCAGCGCGAGATCCCCCGATCCGTTCTTGGCGTAATTTGAGCGAAGCACTCAGCTTTGCAATATCGGAAAGGTCAAAACGGTCTGCAAGGGCCTGACACTCTTCCTGCGAAGCCTCGATGTCAATATCGTAGTCGCGTTTGATCTTCAAAATACGGCTCGGCTGCAGCTTGCGAGAAAACTCATTGGGTGGGAGCTCTATTGAGTGTTTTACCCTGAAAAGGCGAGTTTGCAATCGATGCGGTAAGGCTGATGTATGTTGAAACTGCCGAGATGTTCTAGGGTGCAAAAAAGCGACTGTCGAGGACAGCGTCGAGACAGCCAGCAACGCGACAGGGAAAATAATGTGGAGCATGGCGAAGTAGTGCTACAGTTCAAAATCTGCCTTGCGTGGATTTTTTTCTCCGCTGTTGAGATCTGGTACTTTCCCGTACGCAACAATTACTGCAACAGACATCCACTTCACAATCTTTTCTTGGAAGTAGACGTGACGATGGAAGGTCGTCTACCAGTAAAGTAAGACCTTTTGAATAGAGCAAAGAACGTCGGACCGAAATTGATGGCTGCGCCCAATTTTGTGTTTCGACTTTTTTAAATTGCAATCCAGTTATTTTAAAATTCATTTTTACTGTTTACAGCAATTGTAAGATGAAAATTTTGCCGGCTGGTGACTCACATAATGTCAGCCAACGATTTCTTCATTCCTACTCTCTATTAGCTAGAGAAACAACCGGTTGAGAAAAGCTGGGTGAGACGAAAGTGGCAGAATGATATGCCGCCAAGCGGATGGAAAGCTATCGGAGCCGATCGCGATCTTCGAAGTCAAAAGCAGCCTACTTTTTGGGTTCCAGAACTAATTCGTATCGTCACTATGTCGCTGTTGAAGTACCTTTTTTTTGCCGAGTTGGTTTCCTCCATTGGTGGATTTTATTTACCATCTTGTTCATCACGAGGCGGCGGAACCCCACTATGGGTGAAGCGTCCAGATTTTCCTCAGCCTTTATCGTTGGATCGCCGGCGGGCTTTGGAGGGACTACTGGCAGGAGTAGCAACTGGGGCATTTTTCCCGTTTTCTTGCTACGCGCTTGATTTCGATGCCTTTATGAgcaaagaattggaaagcagCTCGGCGAGCAAAACTCAGTCTCTTTCAAGCGACGCAGCACTCTGTAAGTATGGCCAACCAAGTGCACAGACCGGAGAAGCTTGTGTGCGAGCAGGGCTTCCCACCACGAGAGCGAAGGGGGGCGTCGATGCGTTCGGAAACATTAACCGTGGTGATTTTGTAAGATGCAAAAAAGTATATGAGAACAAAAATGACAGCTGGGTCGAATCGTGGAACTGTGAGTAAAGAGACTATATTGCATGGTAATGAAGATTGGCAAGGACCGCCTGCGATGCTATGAGTTGCTGCCAACGCAATTTAAATCAATTTTGCATTCAATCTTCAACTAGCTCTGAAGCTGTAGATAGACGATAAATACTATATACAGCCATCAGGGGAGATTTGGTTGGGAGTACGCGTATGGATGCGATTGGCCACCAGCAGGCCAGGCCAGGCAGCATTCAAGCAAGCCATTACTTGTGAGACGAGTAGATCACAGCGGAGCTTCTATTGCGTTTTGTCGAGGATTGTCCATGATCATATAACCGCTGCGAATTTGGCTCGGTCGACTAATGTAGCGaactactagctagctatcTCTTATTTTCGGCATGTTGCCATGGCGTGGAACCCTAAGGTTGTCATGATCAGGTTTGCTCGATGTCCTTATTTTGTAAACCGTTTCGACAAATTTGACCAATAGGAATAAACGACGAAATTGTTTTCATATAAAAATAACGAATGCTACAACTCTTCCTAAAAAAGAtcatctaactgtaaaactgATGCCAGCTCGCTGCAGCGTTTCTCCTACGAACCAGTGACAATGGACACCCAGAACTTTGATGACCAAGCTGTCAGTAACTGATTCCATCCAACGAAGCTAGTGTGCAGCTTTGCATTTTTGAAGCAATGACCTACAGGGCAAGAGGAAGGTCGTTGATCGAAGTTATTTTGGTaagaaatgaacaaaaaCTGCGTAGAAAGCTAGTCATTCGCAGCTCTGATTGGACTGCCGCTTCGGAGAGCGGCTTTCAGCTTTTTCTACCGAGCTGTTGGCTTCAAAACGGTACTAATGCGCCATATTTCCTGATTCGTAGGCTGTATGTTTTGTGGCGTTTTTGGTGGGGTTTATTTCGGTACTTTGTGTAGGTAATTACTTCCGGGCCAAGCGAGCACAAGAACGACAAAGGCAGCGGCGAATGGCCAAATTTTCTGCAGCGCAAGGTCAGGAATTTGGAGCCGGCAGTCAAAGCGGGACATATATAGCACCGACACAGCACATGGCGAATGGTGTTCCAGTCTGAGGGACTTAACACCGATGGCCACCGCCGATTCGCCGAAATTCGGTGCTGTAGGAAACCAATCTTGGAAGTACTTTCGTACGGGGAAAATCATAACGTACATGCAATCATCGTGTGCTCTAGAGAAAAATTTGTGGTGTTCTATTTTGGTAATTTACACGTATTGAGTTTCGGTAGGGGCGGCAGGACCCCTTTCGTTCTGGGGCTGCAAGACTCGATCGTACGATCGTACTCGATCCACTCTTGCAATAGACTCGATGAGCTCCGGGTAGAACCAGCGAAGCCGTTTCGTGCACGAGAGGCGAGGTCGAGGTCCCGGAAAAAGTCAGCTCCCGCGAAAGGACCGTGTTCTCCCCTGATGTGGTGACCACCGTCGTGgtttgcaacaacagctGTACAGTTCAGATTCTCGTTCACATGATTCGTCAATTGCTCGAGTGTTCTGACCCGATCGGATAGGAGGTACACGACACATTTATCTCCTTGTGTACGATTTAGAGTGAGACTTGTCAAACACTTTAGTTCTGTAGAAACGTCAGAACCGTTGTCCTCAGGCTTGGAATGTCGGGAATGTAAGGCAATGGAAAAGGGATTACTTAAACTGACGGCGTCGAGCACAGACGTGCTGTCTAAAGAAAGCACGCTCGGTCGAAGGTCAAATACTTCTCGAAAAAGCTTTGTCGTGTTTAAGGGGTCTTTCAGTGAGTATTGGACAGTAATATGTTCAAGGCAATCACACAATCGTGAATGATCGTACCATACCGTAAGTGAAATGTGAGCCTTCAGCAAACAAGTTCCGCGCTGCATCCCGCGCTGAATCGGTCGCCAACATGTCGAGGCGTCCTTTTTCGTCTCCTAAAACATTTCCCGCATCCTTCCCTAACATTTGTGGAAAGTCAACAATCTGAAATTCAGTCCAAAGGTCCACACCTTGGTGTTTCGAATCAATATCCCGCCAACGAACCTTGGAACGAGTCGGGTCGGATGGAGGACGATGAGTACTCCAATACGAAAGTGACGTTAAAGTGGTGTTACTCCCCAGCTGCTTAGGCGCCCATTCTTCCAGCGAAGGAATCCAAGATGCCTTTCGATGAAGCACCACTTCGCATTCTGCTTCGGTGTTGGCGACTAGGCAAATTTGTCTGTCGTGATGTGGCTGGCTTCTTCTCTGTGACACAAGACGACACGTTTTAGCATCGTAGTACTTCCACAAGAGAGTGCGATTGGTAACTATGGCCCAAATCATGGCATTGAAGAAATGATGTAAGCGGTTGCCGGCTTGGAAAGGACAGGAGTAGTAGCCAATGGCATACCTGCGATGGACGGCATCAGCAGGGGATTCACTTAGCATGATTGCTTGCGAGTGTTGAGCTTTGTAACGCTCTAAAGCTTGTAAAGGATGAAGATCATCACATAGCGTCCCGTTACGTCTAGGGATAACACTGTTCGTTGTGGGCGCCAAGTGAGTAGCATTCCTGTGGTGCATGCGTTGTTCATTCGGTGGTGAGGATGTTCGAAATTTCATATCTCGGTCCTTCTGTAGCTGTAGAATCACAAAAGCAACCAAAATCGCCAGAGTGGCTGATGCATTTTTGATTCTTCCATTTCTCGTCATGGAAACGGTAACTGTTTTTGTTCGACTTAATGTTCAATCTTCGTCATGGTCGCCGTTTTGTTCATGAAACCAGCTGCGATTTGCGTTTTCACTGTCCGCGAGTTGCCTGTCCTGCCCCtgttgctcacagtcagtcctTTGGAAAAGCCAATTCGTTTATTAGACGTCATCAGGCTTTAACTGTTACTCGATTCTCTATTCGGTGGCAGTACTTTTGAAGTTGCCTACTCTACTAGCGTTGTGAATCGTCAACTATCAACaaaaatcttcaaaatcgtcgttgctcacagtcagtcaaacTGGAAGCCTCACTCTCAATTGCTATTCAAGTGCATCAACCACATTGGCTGTAAATGATATTCCAATTTGCGCTGCCTTAACTCAGCAGCAAGGTCTCATATACAGACATGGTGGCTTGCAGAAGTACCACTTGGACAACACGcctccttttcttgctcATAGCCAATGTATCCGCGGCTGTCACTGCGTTTTCGCCAGCGGGAGTTGTCGTGGGGCCAAACCAGAAGACAAAATTCCACCTGTTTTCTATCGGAACCCTGACGTCCGCTGACGAGGCTACCGATATACTGGCGGAATGGGATCGCAAGTACAACGCGGATGTCCATGCACCGAAAGATCAAGATTTTGATGGATTGCGCGGTCGGCTTCCCTCCGCCATGCGGTTTCTCAATGACATGGCGGCAAAAGAGAGAGCCCAGGATATTACCAAAGGACGTGTCATGTTGGGAATTTGTGCATCATCTTCTGGAGAAGGGTTGGCGACACTCAAATCATACGTCAGTTCGTTGGAACTGCCTCGGGGTTTGCTGCATGGTATGGATAAGGACGGAGTCCCGCTCGACATTTCAGGAGGTGTATACATCAAATACAACACCGGAGGGTCGCTGACGTTTTCGGAAATTCGAAAATCAGGTCTGGGATTTGACGCTCTTTGGAAACCGGGCGATGCTCTACTGGAAACTTACGATGGATCATATCGCGGAGTCTACTTTCAAGTAGAGCTCGAAGACAATGTCTTTCGACAATACCTAGTCCCATTGGACACCTTCGGACCGATCTAGTAGAGCGCAGAGAATTCCCACATTCGGAGAGACTAACGTGCACACATTGTTGATCCAACTAATGATGTTACGTCAGGATACTCCATATCGGAGTCTGCAACAGTCTGAAAGCACGTGATAGCAAAACAGCTCAGAGAACAGCAAAACTCCACTCCAAGAAGGCCACTCAATCTAGAGACAGTCATAAGCTTCGTAGTTAATTGTTTTTCTTAACCACAATCTGCCTCCCCGTGTTTGAGGATAAAAATGATCATTCTTTCTATTCGCAAATTTTTGCAGTTGGTACGGCTTTACTTTTTGGCTTTGGGCAAATTGGACGATTTATCCTCGGACGGATCCAACAATCCAGCAGACCCTGCGATGGCCTGTGTTTGATCTTCCAGAGCCTGAAGATGACCCCGCGCCTGCTCCAAATTGACTTCTTGACCATTCAAGATATCGTGGGCGAGTCGAAGGAATCCGGCGTTTCCGTTCAGTCCTTCCGTGGCCGCGGATACGCCCTCAACCTTGATCGCTTCACAAACAGCGTCAGCTTGCACAGAAAGACCATCAACCTGCGCTTCCCACTTTCGTGATTTCGCATCAGTTCTTTTCACGAGCTGGAAGAACTCGTACTCTTCCTGTGTCACCGTTGGGGTAAGGTCTTGGCTGGCCTGCAGTAATGCCTTGCCACGTTGAGCCAATATTGACTCATTAGATTGAACCTTCTCCATTTTCTCCAGAAGGACTGCCGTACGATTTTTCAGGTCCTTGGCCGACTGCTGCAAATTCGATAGCTGGGATCGATAGTCTTCTAGAGTCGAT from Phaeodactylum tricornutum CCAP 1055/1 chromosome 12, whole genome shotgun sequence encodes the following:
- a CDS encoding predicted protein; protein product: MTRNGRIKNASATLAILVAFVILQLQKDRDMKFRTSSPPNEQRMHHRNATHLAPTTNSVIPRRNGTLCDDLHPLQALERYKAQHSQAIMLSESPADAVHRRYAIGYYSCPFQAGNRLHHFFNAMIWAIVTNRTLLWKYYDAKTCRLVSQRRSQPHHDRQICLVANTEAECEVVLHRKASWIPSLEEWAPKQLGSNTTLTSLSYWSTHRPPSDPTRSKVRWRDIDSKHQGVDLWTEFQIVDFPQMLGKDAGNVLGDEKGRLDMLATDSARDAARNLFAEGSHFTYGMLFREVFDLRPSVLSLDSTSVLDAVSLSNPFSIALHSRHSKPEDNGSDVSTELKCLTSLTLNRTQGDKCVVYLLSDRVRTLEQLTNHVNENLNCTAVVANHDGGHHIRGEHGPFAGADFFRDLDLASRARNGFAGSTRSSSSLLQEWIEYDRTIESCSPRTKGVLPPLPKLNTCKLPK
- a CDS encoding predicted protein; translated protein: MLHIIFPVALLAVSTLSSTVAFLHPRTSRQFQHTSALPHRLQTRLFRVKHSIELPPNEFSRKLQPSRILKIKRDYDIDIEASQEECQALADRFDLSDIAKLSASLKLRQERIGGSRAGTNGVEVEGSVTATVTQRCVRTNEEFQVNLEFPLYCIVRPVVPLATLMQENVKAVRRDEPADSKPRKNSYRGQDRNVGEMDMMELQRMLQQDISSEDDALMEDEAIYPLDGLFDVGELVSQLFWLKLDPYPKKPGTDFFSASISG
- a CDS encoding predicted protein, which encodes MARTVIRTTFSPRRMALSIVVLVVATTMFQPERNGVTAFSPRVPTHRFASRTLSTSTSSSTSSFLRSSPLFGSSIDDGMLLRDECIITPEGYGFSCPTSRILKESGRGQGFYKASASESVIDVMEAITSGTSDVALVFQGDELLGLFTEADYIKFAQARALASSTEQQSAEFLVANVRDYITPAQDLIALSTQDTANVAVAAMKQAAVRHLILADTVSSDRKLVSSSQVQGVISMQDVMSVIQKDERLSLQSLAKKYPNIQNP
- a CDS encoding predicted protein: MPPSGWKAIGADRDLRSQKQPTFWVPELIRIVTMSLLKYLFFAELVSSIGGFYLPSCSSRGGGTPLWVKRPDFPQPLSLDRRRALEGLLAGVATGAFFPFSCYALDFDAFMSKELESSSASKTQSLSSDAALCKYGQPSAQTGEACVRAGLPTTRAKGGVDAFGNINRGDFVRCKKVYENKNDSWVESWNCE
- a CDS encoding predicted protein, coding for MALPRRRISDRVVRVVPYLNFALSAIFLLSFHVYAADTLTSDNATLWERLTKGPEALEPLDKVLFAVLILLSFELLDFFSKHSGSWFRSKLIPVRGKHLDELTVKDQLFIGISKAATAPFVYFYLRFAYFEPNVVWDLANLRFANTVAPLLALFIVYDFFYTILHWALHIKAIYGYIHKHHHHQKAPSRANVDAVNVHPVEFFLGEYNHLWTLFLCTRVAQIHILGSLLFLAIGGFLAGINHTRYDMVVSFWGVRIFDSKAHDVHHRIPQSNYGQYTMFWDWVFQSYR
- a CDS encoding predicted protein, yielding MIGIFVLGYMGIIFEEVFEFNKAGVALLMSTGLWVTYADFYNSAGTASTAVLEQLAEQLSEVSDICFFLLAASTIVEVVDAHQGFKVVTNQIKTTSKKSLFWTIGFLTFFLSAILNNLTITIVMVSLLRKLVPNVDDRRLFGAMVVVAANAGGVWTPIGDVTTTMLWINNQLSTIPTVLDLFLPSLACLVASLAFLVNKVEEDDSLKASTLPEPTPLSQRGQLVFYSGIAALLSVPVFSELTGLPPYLAMLTGLGAMWTLTDIIHMGDKEEGLKVPAALSKLDTSGILFFLGILMSIGALDKSGLLKSLAVFLSDNLPSLDIIATVIGIASALIDNVPLVAATMGMYDLSEYGTDDKLWQLIALCAGTGGSILVIGSASGVALMGLEKVDFLWYAKNGTSPELQHIWPSTQSFTVIC
- a CDS encoding predicted protein, coding for MASDTAIPPQELHTVSPNVVLLENEPPFYDALHVNYVSGLAAKLDTPSSYEGALTAHLRMSGVYWSLTALSLLLPSDQEVDRLMGVHVVVNNTRQAIVDWVLDDCYDAPAGGFGGNASQDAHILYTLSALQILALADRLDDPRLQRDAIVKFVVGLQQPDGSFVGDCITVGSHNDSESCGEIDTRFTYCALSCLSILGCLEKLDVSAAARYILQCRNLDGGFGSVIGAESHAGQVFCCVGALAIAQSLHLLGTDGIDLLGWWLSERQVDSGGLNGRPEKQADVCYSWWILSALSILGKMEWINGDKLAGFILRCQDDEDGGIADRPDDMADVFHTFFGIAGLSLLGHLHDNTENKPYRYIDPVYALPTDIVRRLGLT
- a CDS encoding predicted protein, with the translated sequence MSTPWKSCFRDGLLEGKVALVTGGGTGIGLSIATELASLGAIVVIASRNRQTCQEAADRMNATQVSGKIVAGPSTSIRKEDEVRNLIAWVLESFDALHLLVNNAGGQFISAAEDISKGGFSAVVETNLTGTFLVCREAFTQYMDKHGGAIVNITLGNRNGMPMMSHSGASRAGVENLTATLSTEWMESNVRVNCVRPGIIWTESGFENYGPAGEMFVERLLPAMPARRFGSPEEVSSAVVWLLSEGASYVTGTVLNVDGASAYTLLPLRDIEDKEHLPFYGTLPRKARL